The Edaphobacter flagellatus sequence TGGCCTGTCCGGCCTGGCCCATCTCGCCGACGACGGAGGTGATGTTGATGATGCGCCCCCAGCGGTTTTTGACCATCTGCATCATCAGGGCCTGCGTCAGCAGGAAGGCTCCGGTGAGGTTGGTGGTGAGGACGTCGTCCCAGTCGGCGCGCTTCATGCGCATGGCGAGAATGTCGCGGGTGATGCCGGCGTTGTTGACGAGGATCTCGACCTTGCCGAAGTGGGCGAGGACGGCCTTGGCGCCCTCTTTGATCGACTCTTCGCTGGCAACGTCCAGTGCGAAGGCTTTCGCGGTTCCGCCTGCAGCGACGATCTCTGCCTCAACGGCAGCCAGTTTTTCCACATTCCGTGCTGCGAGTGCAACGTGCGCTCCGCGGCGGGCCAGCTCCAGCGCGACGGCGCGTCCGATACCCTGCGAAGCTCCTGTTACCAATGCGATACGACCGTTGAGAGTGCTCATGAACCTCCGATGAAACAACACTCCGCATTATACGAAGCGCGATGACGTATTCTGAGGTTCACCATGTCAGGCGAACCGAAGAATCTTCCTCCTCAAGGCACTCCAGTTGCCAGCGAAACCGATGTTTATGCCATCCACGGGGCCGATCCCGAGGTGCTTGCCTATGCAATGGCGAAGTATTCGCGGTCGGCGCTGAGCATGAAGGAGTCGCTAGCCGAGATCAGCTCGCAGCGTGCAGAGCAGTTTCTGAACACCTTCTACTTTCAGTATGGCCATCGCTCCATTGCCGACCTGGCGCATATTCCGTTTGCGATCGAGCGGCTGAGTCTGCTGGCTGCCATCGAGCTGGTTGACGAGCAGCGTTGGGACGGGCAGGAGCGCTCGACGCGCTATCAGGACTTTCGCCGCTCGGGCTGGTTTACTCCTGACCTGGGAGCGGTGACGCAGGAGTACACAAAAGCTGTTGAGGCGCTATTCGCTGCCTATCAGCGTTTGAGTGCGGAGATGCTCGAAGCACTCAAGCGGGCGATTCCGCGGCCAGAGGAGATGAAAGAGGATTCGTACACGCGCACGCTGAAGGCGCGTGCCTTCGATGTGGCGCGCTACCTGCTGCCGCTGGCGACGAATACCTCGCTTGGCCAGATCGTCAATGCACGCACGCTGGAGACGCAGGTCTCGCGTCTGCTGACGAGCGAGT is a genomic window containing:
- the fabG gene encoding 3-oxoacyl-[acyl-carrier-protein] reductase, translating into MSTLNGRIALVTGASQGIGRAVALELARRGAHVALAARNVEKLAAVEAEIVAAGGTAKAFALDVASEESIKEGAKAVLAHFGKVEILVNNAGITRDILAMRMKRADWDDVLTTNLTGAFLLTQALMMQMVKNRWGRIINITSVVGEMGQAGQANYAASKAGLIGLTKSLARELASRTITVNAVAPGYIETAMTAVLTDDQKNAMTQHIPLGRVGNDTDIAHAVAFLASDEASYITGHTLDVNGGMYMN